A genomic region of Dreissena polymorpha isolate Duluth1 chromosome 4, UMN_Dpol_1.0, whole genome shotgun sequence contains the following coding sequences:
- the LOC127877686 gene encoding uncharacterized protein LOC127877686 isoform X2 translates to MPDMWGFLLVFLYHTRHVGFPPGILVPYQTGGVSSWYSCTIPDRWGFLLVFLYHTRQLGVPPGILVPYQTGGVSSWYSCIIPDRWGFLMVFLYHTRQVGFPLGILVPYQTGGVSSWYSCTIPDRWDFLLVFLYHTKQMGFPPGILVPYPRGGVSSWYSCTIPDRWGFLLVFLYHTRQVGFAHGILVPYRTGGVSFWYSCTIPDRWGFLLVFLYHTGQVGFLPGIHVPYQTGGVSSWYSCTIPDRWGFSWYSCIIPDRWGFLLVFLYHTGQVGFPPGILVPYWKGGVLSWYSCTIPHRWSFVLVFLYHTRQVRFPSGILVPYQTGGVLLY, encoded by the exons ATGCCGGACATGTGGGGTTTCCTCCTGGTATTCTTGTACCATACCAGACATGTGGGGTTTCCTCCTGGTATTCTTgtaccataccagacaggtggggtttcctcctggtattcttgtaccataccggacaggtggggtttcctcctggTATTCTTGTACCATACCAGACAGTTGGGGGTTCCTCCTGGTATTCTTGTACCATACCAAACAGGTGGGGTTTCTTCCTGGTATTCTTGTATCATACctgacaggtggggtttcctcatggtattcttgtaccataccagacaggtgggttTTCCTCTTGGTATTCTTgtaccataccagacaggtggggtttcctcctggtattcttgtaccataccagacaggtgggaTTTCCTCCTGGTATTCTTGTACCATACCAAACAGATGGGGTTTCCTCCTGGTATTCTTGTACCATACCCGAGAGGTGGGGTTTCCTCATGGTATTCTTgtaccataccggacag gtggggtttcctcttggtattcttgtaccataccagacaggtggggttTGCTCATGGTATTCTTgtaccataccggacaggtggggtttccttttggtattcttgtaccataccagacaggtggggtttcctcctggTTTTCTTGTACCATACGggacaggtggggtttcttcCTGGTATTCATgtaccataccagacaggtggggtttcctcctggtattcttgtaccataccggacaggtggggtttctcCTGGTATTCTTGtatcataccggacaggtggggtttcctcctggTATTCTTGtatcataccggacaggtggggtttcctcctggTATTCTTGTACCATACTGGAAAGGTGGGGTTTTATCCTGGTATTCTTGTACCATACCTCACAGGTGGAGTTTCGTCCTGGTATTCTTgtaccataccagacaggtgagGTTTCCCTCTGGTATTCTTgtaccataccagacaggtggggttTTACTATACTAA
- the LOC127877686 gene encoding uncharacterized protein LOC127877686 isoform X3, with protein sequence MPDMWGFLLVFLYHTRHVGFPPGILVPYQTGGVSSWYSCTIPDRWGFLLVFLYHTRQLGVPPGILVPYQTGGVSSWYSCIIPDRWGFLMVFLYHTRQVGFPLGILVPYQTGGVSSWYSCTIPDRWGFLMVFLYHTGQVGFPHAILVPYRTGGVSSWYSCTIPDRWGLLMVFLYHTGQVGFPFGILVPYQTGGVSSWFSCTIRDRWGFFLVFMYHTRQVGFPPGILVPYRTGGVSSWYSCIIPDRWGFLLVFLYHTGKVGFYPGILVPYLTGGVSSWYSCTIPDR encoded by the exons ATGCCGGACATGTGGGGTTTCCTCCTGGTATTCTTGTACCATACCAGACATGTGGGGTTTCCTCCTGGTATTCTTgtaccataccagacaggtggggtttcctcctggtattcttgtaccataccggacaggtggggtttcctcctggTATTCTTGTACCATACCAGACAGTTGGGGGTTCCTCCTGGTATTCTTGTACCATACCAAACAGGTGGGGTTTCTTCCTGGTATTCTTGTATCATACctgacaggtggggtttcctcatggtattcttgtaccataccagacaggtgggttTTCCTCTTGGTATTCTTgtaccataccagacaggtggggtttcctcctggtattcttgtaccataccagacag GTGGGGTTTCCTCATGGTATTCTTgtaccataccggacaggtggggtttcctcatGCTATACTTgtaccataccggacaggtggggtttcctcttggtattcttgtaccataccagacaggtggggttTGCTCATGGTATTCTTgtaccataccggacaggtggggtttccttttggtattcttgtaccataccagacaggtggggtttcctcctggTTTTCTTGTACCATACGggacaggtggggtttcttcCTGGTATTCATgtaccataccagacaggtggggtttcctcctggtattcttgtaccataccggacag gtggggtttcctcctggTATTCTTGtatcataccggacaggtggggtttcctcctggTATTCTTGTACCATACTGGAAAGGTGGGGTTTTATCCTGGTATTCTTGTACCATACCTCACAGGTGGAGTTTCGTCCTGGTATTCTTgtaccataccagacaggtga
- the LOC127877680 gene encoding histone-lysine N-methyltransferase PRDM9-like, which translates to MTSARKSPLPEPSNKYKRRKQGTEYNHMGVETKINTVTLKEFDSTTQTDVNSMSTMVGAETLYPDQTLDDFNSVCVKVEADEWCNIAACFYAGSTKSEQVLGKEICQETDTFHGRGKREDLYIPCPVKTLQGGIKKEPVLDEIQDAGYKFPEEHRLRNLKELPLSEFGSQEVFQDFANGQFTPSVQHSSSDLTPFHLALKTEANTLSTSPVQGLPMNVSPSITSRLVTAASSKSTDAWDQKECDISIKKEVPTHQLIGLSSDVTDSMDQTVAILPTNDPHAPMPVISYNSKSNLSHNNSESHSNKVPWSISSKIEEVAMTSKVVKSNDLLLESGDGSSGDFEEIFIERNKETNKSYPSTLPAPKKVRGSSSCMNQEPLVDDNLLYCVECNKEFEGDCTVHGPYNYIRDKEVPEVDTSRSFHTLPDDLEIKTSTIVGAGLGVFSKVGLESRIMFGPYDGTIITENPKSGYCWQIYKDGKAIHYVNAQDKTTSNWMRYVNFAMKEADKNLVAFQYKGGIYYCTFKPLSSGEELLMWYGDECARELGLSREDGLIRDKNLHFRPKYVNGEEFFQCVYCKIAFTTAVFLVRHLKRMHGGDKLSSKDLQVLDQWRGKNDHQNDHNYSKQINPTSNERHLNSITNVTHNKSNISHSVCEQQLTNAILHKNNNVEVCKYNSNIINGIKTNKRIPTGKKLYMCEVCGYACYHKGNLKTHIMIHTGEKLYKCEVCGHSFTQSSTLKNHMQIHTTEKLYKCEVCGYACNQSGHLKTHMMRHTGEGLYKCEVCGYAFNVKCNLKTHMMRHTGDKPYKCEVCGYKCIKNSTLTTHMRIHTGERVYKCELCDYACSQSCNLRRHMMIHTGERKYQCEVCGYACNQKGNLTLHMRIHTGEREYTCDVCSNAFSHKCSLKRHMKIHTGV; encoded by the exons ATGACAAGTGCACGGAAAAGTCCCCTTCCGGAGCCCTCTAACAAGTACAAAAGAAGAAAACAAGGTACAGAATACAATCACATGGGAGTTGAGACAAAAATCAATACTGTGACTTTAAAGGAATTTGATTCCACAACGCAAACTGATGTTAACTCTATGTCGACTATGGTAGGTGCTGAGACCTTATATCCAGACCAAACACTAGATGACTTTAACTCTGTTTGTGTCAAAGTCGAGGCTGATGAATGGTGTAATATAGCTGCTTGTTTTTATGCTGGGTCTACCAAATCAGAACAGGTTCTAGGGAAAGAGATATGTCAAGAAACAGACACATTCCATGGTAGAGGAAAGCGTGAGGATCTTTATATCCCCTGTCCAGTAAAGACCCTACAAGGTGGCATCAAGAAGGAGCCAGTGTTGGATGAAATACAGGATGCTGGTTATAAATTCCCTGAGGAACACAGGCTAAGGAACCTAAAAGAGTTGCCACTGAGCGAGTTTGGTTCTCAAGAAGTTTTCCAAGATTTTGCAAATGGGCAGTTTACTCCAAGTGTTCAACATTCTTCCTCTGATTTGACTCCTTTTCATTTGGCTTTAAAAACTGAGGCAAATACTTTGAGCACCTCACCGGTTCAGGGTTTGCCTATGAATGTAAGTCCTTCCATAACTAGCAGGTTAGTAACAGCTGCCAGTTCTAAATCTACTGATGCTTGGGATCAAAAGGAGTGTGATATATCCATTAAAAAAGAAGTTCCTACACATCAGCTCATTGGTTTGTCAAGTGATGTAACAGATAGTATGGATCAAACAGTTGCAATATTACCAACGAATGATCCGCATGCTCCAATGCCTGTAATCAGCTACAATTCAAAGTCAAATCTATCTCATAACAATTCTGAAAGTCATAGCAATAAAGTGCCTTGGTCGATCAGTTCTAAAATTGAAGAAGTTGCCATGACATCCAAGGTAGTGAAATCCAATGATCTGTTACTAGAGTCTGGTGATGGTTCTTCTGGTGACTTTGAAGAGATATTCATTGAAAGAAACAAAGAGACAAACAAGAGCTATCCTTCAACCCTTCCAGCACCAAAGAAGGTTCGTGGTTCTTCGAGCTGTATGAACCAGGAACCCCTAGTTGATGACAACTTGCTCT ACTGTGTAGAATGCAACAAGGAGTTTGAAGGGGACTGCACTGTCCATGGACCCTACAACTACATACGGGATAAAGAG GTACCAGAAGTGGACACCAGTAGATCTTTCCATACCTTGCCAGATGACCTTGAAATTAAAACCTCAACAATAGTTGGAGCTGGTCTTGGAGTATTTTCAAAAGTTGGACTGGAGTCCAGGATCATGTTTGGACCGTATGATGGCACTATCATCACTGAGAACCCTAAGTCAGGATATTGCTGGCAG ATCTATAAGGATGGCAAAGCGATCCACTATGTGAATGCCCAGGACAAGACCACCTCTAACTGGATGAGATACGTGAACTTTGCAATGAAAGAGGCAGATAAGAACCTTGTAGCATTCCAGTACAAAGGAGGCATCTATTACTGCACATTCAAGCCACTTTCATCAG GGGAGGAACTGCTAATGTGGTATGGAGATGAATGCGCAAGGGAACTTGGCCTTTCCAGAGAAGATGGCCTTATCAGAGACAAGAATTTGCATTTCAGACCTAAATATGTCAATGGAGAAG aATTTTTCCAATGTGTGTACTGCAAGATAGCATTCACAACTGCAGTCTTTCTTGTTCGTCATTTGAAGAGAATGCATGGTGGTGATAAACTTTCATCCAAAGATCTGCAAGTTCTGGACCAGTGGCGTGGAAAAAATGATCATCAAAATGATCATAATTATTCAAAACAGATAAATCCTACAAGCAACGAAAGACATCTGAACAGTATTACAAATGTTACACATAATAAAAGTAACATTTCACACAGTGTCTGTGAACAGCAACTAACAAATGCAATATTACATAAGAATAACAATGTTGAGGTGTGTAAATATAATAGTAATATCATTAATGGCATTAAGACAAACAAGAGGATACCTACAGGAAAGAAACTGTAcatgtgtgaggtgtgtggttatgcatgttaCCACAAGggtaacttgaagacacacataaTGATACATACAGGCGAAaaactgtacaagtgtgaggtttGTGGACATTCATTTACCCAGAGTAGTACCTTGAAGAatcacatgcagatacatacaacAGAGaaactgtacaagtgtgaggtgtgtggttatgcatgtaaccagagtggtcacttgaagacacacatgatgagACATACAGGAGAGGGtctgtacaagtgtgaggtgtgtggttatgcatttaACGTCAAGtgtaacttgaagacacacatgatgagACATACAGGAGAtaaaccgtacaagtgtgaggtgtgtggttataaATGTATCAAGAATAGTACCTTGacgacacacatgaggatacatacaggagagagagtGTACAAGTGTGAGTTGTGTGATTATGCATGTAGCCAGAGTTGTAACTTGAGGagacacatgatgatacatacaggtGAGAGAAAGTACcagtgtgaggtgtgtggctatGCGTGTAACCAGAAGGGTAACTTGACCctacacatgaggatacatacaggagagagggAGTACACATGTGATGTGTGTAGTAATGCTTTTTCCCATAAATGTtccttgaagagacacatgaagATACATACAGGAGTGtga
- the LOC127877686 gene encoding uncharacterized protein LOC127877686 isoform X1, with the protein MPDMWGFLLVFLYHTRHVGFPPGILVPYQTGGVSSWYSCTIPDRWGFLLVFLYHTRQLGVPPGILVPYQTGGVSSWYSCIIPDRWGFLMVFLYHTRQVGFPLGILVPYQTGGVSSWYSCTIPDRWDFLLVFLYHTKQMGFPPGILVPYPRGGVSSWYSCTIPDRWGFLMLYLYHTGQVGFPLGILVPYQTGGVCSWYSCTIPDRWGFLLVFLYHTRQVGFPPGFLVPYGTGGVSSWYSCTIPDRWGFLLVFLYHTGQVGFPPGILVSYRTGGVSSWYSCTILERWGFILVFLYHTSQVEFRPGILVPYQTGEVSLWYSCTIPDRWGFTILSLTLAM; encoded by the exons ATGCCGGACATGTGGGGTTTCCTCCTGGTATTCTTGTACCATACCAGACATGTGGGGTTTCCTCCTGGTATTCTTgtaccataccagacaggtggggtttcctcctggtattcttgtaccataccggacaggtggggtttcctcctggTATTCTTGTACCATACCAGACAGTTGGGGGTTCCTCCTGGTATTCTTGTACCATACCAAACAGGTGGGGTTTCTTCCTGGTATTCTTGTATCATACctgacaggtggggtttcctcatggtattcttgtaccataccagacaggtgggttTTCCTCTTGGTATTCTTgtaccataccagacaggtggggtttcctcctggtattcttgtaccataccagacaggtgggaTTTCCTCCTGGTATTCTTGTACCATACCAAACAGATGGGGTTTCCTCCTGGTATTCTTGTACCATACCCGAGAGGTGGGGTTTCCTCATGGTATTCTTgtaccataccggacaggtggggtttcctcatGCTATACTTgtaccataccggacaggtggggtttcctcttggtattcttgtaccataccagacaggtggggttTGCTCATGGTATTCTTgtaccataccggacaggtggggtttccttttggtattcttgtaccataccagacaggtggggtttcctcctggTTTTCTTGTACCATACGggacaggtggggtttcttcCTGGTATTCATgtaccataccagacaggtggggtttcctcctggtattcttgtaccataccggacag gtggggtttcctcctggTATTCTTGtatcataccggacaggtggggtttcctcctggTATTCTTGTACCATACTGGAAAGGTGGGGTTTTATCCTGGTATTCTTGTACCATACCTCACAGGTGGAGTTTCGTCCTGGTATTCTTgtaccataccagacaggtgagGTTTCCCTCTGGTATTCTTgtaccataccagacaggtggggttTTACTATACTAAGTTTAACTTTAGCCATgtga